In the Streptomyces sp. BHT-5-2 genome, one interval contains:
- a CDS encoding polymorphic toxin-type HINT domain-containing protein has protein sequence MLPLTLVAGVIGTTPAAAAESGDDGLTIVFPYPTTERGRVLDLWKNSGPGVKAVAEVALTGTEADLRNFLDNEWQLAEHADNRLTVVQMHSVAGRNVRDAAEKALRGTPEDLRKFLKDGWETPLEADQRTQVVQIVSTGDRNVQEAGEAALKKGPEAIRDFLADGQSAARRADERTKLVQIMSTAGPATEEAATIALRGGPEDIHEFLEVGVHVAQAKDQERASIEQLAQQAKEAGEKAKRETDAAKEASDRAVEASRLAKEAAQRAAKETKAAQKNAGRAAGAAAQAAESAKGAARAAQQAINAARAANSSARVAANAASRAAAAAAAAANAAAQARNAAADAASDAGKASAARQAAERARGAAKGARKAADAAKQAGIAATEAGNAATAAASAGANANAAAAAATEASGYADEAGVASAEARVAAAQARRHAREATQAANTAASLARRSAKAANEAREAANAAATHAENAAKEADRAADHAGDSAKAATESRAHADAAQLAANSATEAVNKANEIFDLARDTEKAELEAGTAAAIETAKDLKAEEGEAKAEAARAAEEARKLDDEASRLAEQAAKPDADLKQVAADGRRIALAALRTRGVWSQAAAEAALSGSDDEVRAYVRTGWKKAAEDDERGRVEQLAQDGLSDPVKQAAEKALKGDAAQIHDFLLTGQHTAAYGNYRTQAVQLSSTGSTQVQEAALAAIKSNDPQKLNEFLVSGQYKAREADDRTRAVQLISVGGPELEAAARIALAGPARQLHEFIESGQYKAARKDQLNATHIAEMQRLIAEAAGVAATAQENAHKADEHALHAKKAAVEAGKAAEDAKKSAADARDWARKARKSADEARESAQQAAQSAKKARAAEAQAHQSARGAATSAARASVSASWARSSANEAQAAATEARASAVAAGKDAEAANKAADEAKEIAESKQRAEAEAQRHNAELQKEREDAVRALADRAAEADENFDKEKFLKEAGHLGLDVLGGIPGVGSVANLANCGWYAAEGKTGDAIASCIAAIPGANLVAAAAKAGKWAMKAGGWVKKAGGFFRSLFSRGRKIGCNSFAPMTLVVMADGSTKPIQDIELGDQVLATDPTTGRTAARPVDDVIVGNGTKHLVELTVDTDGDKGNATGKVTATDGHPFWLQDQQNWTKAADIKPGALLRSPDGTTNKVESVRTWTETQRVFNLTVNGIHTYYVRAGDAPVLVHNAAACEVDKYANDWASKGFHVKTKGGGSDTEVSITADTTGNLQFKSTFSGKAGKTALKNAEKSFDDPKFRKKALEKARGGLQYVRENFPDSNEIPGLERLVKALEKDA, from the coding sequence GTGCTGCCACTGACGCTGGTGGCGGGCGTCATCGGGACGACCCCCGCAGCGGCGGCCGAATCGGGGGACGATGGACTCACCATCGTCTTCCCTTACCCGACCACCGAGCGTGGCAGGGTCCTGGACCTGTGGAAGAACAGCGGGCCGGGTGTCAAGGCGGTGGCGGAGGTCGCGCTCACGGGCACCGAGGCCGATCTCCGCAACTTCCTGGACAACGAGTGGCAGCTCGCCGAGCATGCGGACAACCGCCTGACCGTGGTTCAGATGCACTCGGTGGCGGGCCGCAATGTGCGGGACGCGGCGGAGAAGGCGCTGCGCGGGACTCCTGAGGATCTGCGGAAGTTCCTGAAGGACGGCTGGGAAACGCCGCTGGAGGCGGATCAGCGTACCCAGGTCGTCCAGATCGTCAGCACCGGCGACCGGAACGTCCAGGAGGCGGGCGAAGCCGCCCTGAAGAAGGGCCCGGAGGCAATCCGGGACTTCCTCGCCGACGGCCAGTCGGCGGCCCGCCGGGCGGACGAGCGGACCAAGCTCGTCCAGATCATGAGCACGGCGGGTCCGGCGACCGAGGAGGCCGCAACGATCGCCCTGCGCGGCGGACCGGAGGACATCCACGAGTTCCTGGAGGTGGGCGTGCATGTCGCGCAGGCCAAGGACCAGGAGCGGGCCAGCATCGAGCAGTTGGCGCAGCAGGCCAAGGAAGCCGGAGAGAAGGCCAAGCGGGAGACCGACGCAGCCAAGGAAGCCTCAGATCGTGCCGTAGAGGCATCGAGGCTGGCCAAGGAGGCCGCACAACGGGCCGCCAAGGAGACGAAGGCCGCGCAGAAGAACGCGGGCCGGGCGGCGGGCGCGGCCGCGCAGGCGGCGGAGTCGGCCAAGGGAGCGGCGCGGGCCGCGCAGCAGGCGATCAACGCCGCGCGAGCCGCGAACTCCTCGGCGCGGGTGGCGGCGAACGCTGCCTCGCGGGCCGCGGCGGCGGCCGCGGCGGCGGCCAACGCGGCGGCGCAGGCGCGGAACGCGGCGGCGGACGCGGCCTCGGACGCGGGTAAGGCATCGGCCGCGCGCCAGGCAGCCGAGCGGGCCCGGGGCGCTGCCAAGGGCGCACGCAAGGCGGCGGACGCGGCCAAGCAGGCCGGCATCGCGGCGACCGAGGCCGGGAACGCGGCCACCGCGGCGGCGAGCGCGGGTGCCAACGCGAACGCGGCGGCCGCGGCGGCGACCGAGGCCAGCGGGTACGCGGACGAAGCCGGCGTGGCGTCGGCCGAGGCCAGGGTGGCCGCGGCCCAGGCCAGGCGGCACGCCCGTGAGGCCACGCAGGCGGCGAACACTGCCGCCTCGCTGGCCCGGCGTTCGGCAAAGGCGGCGAACGAGGCCAGGGAAGCGGCGAACGCGGCCGCCACCCACGCGGAGAACGCGGCCAAGGAGGCCGACCGGGCCGCCGACCACGCCGGGGACTCGGCCAAGGCGGCTACGGAGTCGCGGGCGCACGCCGACGCGGCGCAGCTGGCCGCCAACTCCGCCACCGAAGCGGTGAACAAGGCGAACGAGATCTTCGACCTGGCCCGTGACACCGAGAAGGCCGAACTCGAAGCCGGTACCGCGGCGGCGATCGAGACGGCCAAGGACCTCAAGGCCGAGGAGGGCGAGGCCAAGGCCGAGGCGGCCCGTGCGGCCGAGGAGGCGCGGAAGCTCGACGACGAGGCGTCTCGCCTGGCCGAACAGGCGGCCAAGCCGGATGCGGACCTGAAGCAGGTCGCCGCGGACGGTCGCCGCATCGCGCTGGCGGCGCTGCGGACGCGTGGCGTGTGGAGCCAGGCCGCGGCCGAGGCCGCACTGTCCGGCTCGGACGACGAGGTGCGCGCGTATGTGCGTACCGGCTGGAAGAAGGCCGCGGAGGACGACGAGCGCGGCCGCGTCGAGCAGCTCGCGCAGGACGGTCTGTCGGATCCGGTCAAGCAGGCCGCCGAGAAGGCGCTCAAGGGCGACGCCGCGCAGATCCACGACTTCCTGCTCACCGGCCAGCACACGGCCGCATACGGGAACTACCGCACCCAGGCGGTGCAGCTGTCCAGCACGGGCAGCACCCAGGTGCAGGAAGCGGCCCTGGCCGCGATCAAGTCCAACGATCCGCAGAAGCTCAACGAGTTCCTCGTCTCGGGCCAGTACAAGGCCCGGGAGGCCGATGACCGGACCCGCGCCGTGCAGCTGATCAGCGTCGGCGGTCCTGAGCTGGAGGCCGCGGCCAGGATCGCGCTGGCCGGCCCGGCCCGGCAGCTGCACGAGTTCATCGAGAGCGGTCAGTACAAGGCGGCCCGCAAGGACCAGCTCAACGCGACCCACATCGCGGAAATGCAGCGACTGATCGCCGAGGCCGCCGGTGTCGCCGCGACCGCGCAGGAGAACGCGCACAAGGCCGACGAGCACGCGCTGCACGCCAAGAAGGCCGCCGTGGAGGCGGGCAAGGCCGCCGAGGACGCCAAGAAGTCGGCTGCCGACGCCCGTGACTGGGCCAGGAAGGCCAGGAAGTCCGCCGACGAGGCGCGGGAATCCGCGCAGCAGGCGGCCCAGTCAGCCAAGAAGGCACGGGCCGCCGAGGCCCAGGCCCACCAGTCCGCCCGCGGAGCCGCGACCTCCGCGGCCCGCGCCTCGGTCTCCGCGTCATGGGCCCGCTCCTCCGCCAATGAGGCGCAGGCCGCCGCCACGGAAGCCCGCGCCTCGGCGGTCGCGGCCGGCAAGGACGCCGAAGCGGCCAACAAGGCGGCCGACGAGGCCAAGGAGATCGCCGAATCCAAGCAGCGTGCCGAGGCCGAGGCCCAGCGGCACAACGCGGAACTCCAGAAGGAGCGCGAGGACGCCGTCCGCGCCCTGGCGGACCGGGCGGCCGAGGCGGACGAGAACTTCGACAAGGAGAAGTTCCTCAAGGAGGCCGGGCACCTCGGACTCGACGTCCTCGGCGGTATTCCCGGCGTCGGCAGCGTGGCCAACCTGGCCAACTGCGGCTGGTACGCCGCGGAAGGCAAGACCGGTGACGCCATCGCCTCCTGCATCGCCGCCATCCCCGGCGCCAATCTCGTCGCCGCCGCGGCCAAGGCGGGCAAGTGGGCGATGAAGGCCGGCGGCTGGGTCAAGAAGGCCGGCGGGTTCTTCCGGTCGCTCTTCAGCCGCGGGCGGAAGATCGGGTGCAACAGCTTCGCGCCGATGACGCTGGTGGTGATGGCCGACGGCTCCACCAAGCCGATCCAGGACATCGAGCTCGGCGACCAGGTCCTTGCCACCGATCCCACAACAGGCAGGACCGCGGCACGTCCGGTCGACGATGTCATCGTCGGCAACGGAACCAAGCACCTGGTCGAGCTCACCGTCGACACCGACGGCGACAAGGGCAACGCCACCGGCAAGGTCACCGCGACCGACGGGCACCCCTTCTGGCTCCAGGACCAGCAGAACTGGACCAAGGCCGCCGACATCAAGCCCGGTGCCCTGCTCCGCAGCCCGGACGGCACGACGAACAAGGTCGAGTCGGTCCGCACATGGACCGAGACCCAGCGGGTCTTCAACCTCACCGTCAATGGCATCCACACCTACTATGTGCGTGCGGGCGACGCTCCGGTCCTCGTCCACAACGCGGCGGCCTGCGAGGTCGACAAGTACGCCAATGACTGGGCCTCGAAGGGATTCCATGTGAAGACCAAGGGCGGTGGCTCCGACACCGAGGTTTCCATAACCGCCGACACGACGGGAAACCTTCAGTTCAAGTCCACTTTCTCCGGAAAGGCCGGCAAAACCGCGCTCAAGAATGCGGAGAAGAGTTTCGACGACCCCAAGTTCCGGAAGAAGGCTCTGGAGAAGGCGCGGGGTGGTCTCCAGTACGTTAGGGAAAACTTCCCGGACAGCAATGAAATCCCCGGTCTTGAAAGACTGGTCAAGGCGCTTGAGAAGGATGCGTGA
- a CDS encoding trypsin-like serine protease yields MATKPPSSNSASRADRPPLGAGLLTAAPANAVAGSSTKEGSYAFTAKFGIGGIRSCSAALVEKQWLVTAASCFADNPAQGFRIRAGAPKSRTTAIIGRTDPSQESGSVVDVAELVPREDRDLVTARLAKPVTGIAPVDVGRKAPETGENLWVSGYGRTAEEWVPDLLHHAKFAVDSVKDTSVGLSGTSDDPGVCKGDTGGPAFRGADGRFELAAVNSTSWQGGCLGNRQETRMEQRRTDQCR; encoded by the coding sequence GTGGCAACGAAGCCACCCTCCTCGAACTCCGCGTCAAGGGCTGACCGGCCACCGCTCGGAGCCGGTCTGCTGACCGCTGCGCCGGCGAATGCCGTCGCGGGAAGCAGCACAAAAGAGGGCTCGTATGCGTTCACCGCAAAGTTCGGCATCGGTGGGATACGCAGCTGTTCCGCGGCGCTCGTGGAAAAGCAATGGCTGGTGACCGCCGCCAGTTGCTTTGCTGACAATCCGGCGCAGGGCTTCAGGATTCGCGCAGGCGCGCCGAAGTCCAGGACCACGGCCATCATCGGCCGCACGGACCCGTCGCAGGAATCCGGCAGCGTGGTGGACGTCGCGGAACTCGTCCCGCGCGAGGACCGCGACCTGGTGACGGCCAGGCTTGCCAAGCCGGTCACCGGTATCGCCCCGGTCGACGTCGGTCGCAAGGCTCCCGAGACCGGTGAAAACCTCTGGGTGTCCGGTTACGGTCGGACCGCAGAAGAGTGGGTTCCGGACCTCCTGCACCACGCGAAGTTCGCGGTGGATTCCGTAAAGGACACCTCGGTCGGCCTTTCCGGAACGTCCGACGACCCGGGCGTCTGCAAGGGCGACACCGGCGGTCCCGCATTCCGCGGGGCCGACGGCCGTTTCGAGCTCGCCGCCGTCAACAGCACCTCGTGGCAGGGCGGTTGCCTCGGAAACCGGCAGGAGACCCGCATGGAACAACGCCGCACAGATCAGTGCCGGTGA
- a CDS encoding S1 family peptidase, with protein sequence MTAILTAAVAAGALTAAPAHAVVGKPATDEAYAFAAKLDIGNGMRSCSGALVHKQWVLTAASCFAAKPEKSFEIAEGAPKWKTTATIGRTDVTKATGTVADVVELVPYEGRDVVMAKLAKPVTGVTPVAIGDTAPAAGEELKVAGFGRTKTAWVPDLLNSAAFTVDSVQDGSIGISPKSPADGAVCKGDTGGPALRETAGGVELVGVNSTSWQGGCLGTDASETRRSAVDTRVDGLGTWVQKIGYRDVFAKSPWDKATHIASGYFTGGSAGGTRHMDLIVRWIDSEVTLYQGADDKDARHPFVAEYQLGKPLKQDPKTNWQYVQQMTGASFGNGSDGLVVRWVDSEMTQYTQVDKKGFHGEKRLAVADRKGTWSHLKNMTAGRYTGNAQRDDLLVTWDDGRVTLHPDLNTNGLAEKSKKTLAQKNTTWPYATQIAAGEFTGKKTADLLVRWVDGETTIYPGVDAAGLHGEIKIQPRKSRMTDANVVGVGAFVANEAPNDVLVRWANGKLTLFPAVDAAGLHDEIKLWG encoded by the coding sequence ATGACCGCAATCCTCACCGCCGCCGTCGCCGCCGGTGCGCTGACCGCCGCCCCGGCCCACGCCGTGGTGGGCAAGCCCGCCACGGACGAGGCATACGCCTTCGCCGCGAAGCTCGACATCGGCAACGGCATGCGCAGTTGCTCCGGCGCACTCGTGCACAAGCAGTGGGTGCTCACCGCCGCCAGCTGCTTCGCGGCGAAGCCCGAGAAGAGCTTCGAGATCGCCGAAGGCGCACCGAAGTGGAAGACGACGGCCACCATCGGCCGCACCGACGTCACGAAGGCGACGGGCACTGTTGCGGACGTCGTCGAGCTCGTCCCGTACGAGGGGCGCGACGTGGTGATGGCGAAGCTCGCCAAGCCGGTCACCGGAGTCACCCCCGTGGCCATCGGGGACACCGCACCCGCGGCGGGTGAGGAGCTGAAGGTCGCCGGCTTCGGGCGCACGAAGACCGCATGGGTTCCCGACCTTCTGAACAGCGCGGCGTTCACCGTGGACTCGGTCCAGGACGGCTCGATCGGCATCAGCCCCAAGTCCCCCGCGGACGGAGCGGTCTGCAAGGGCGATACCGGCGGCCCGGCGCTGCGGGAGACCGCCGGCGGCGTGGAGCTGGTCGGCGTCAACAGCACGTCCTGGCAGGGTGGTTGCCTGGGCACCGACGCGTCCGAGACCCGCAGGAGTGCGGTCGACACCCGTGTGGACGGCCTCGGCACCTGGGTACAGAAGATCGGTTACCGCGATGTCTTCGCCAAGTCGCCCTGGGACAAGGCGACTCACATCGCCTCCGGGTACTTCACCGGCGGCTCGGCCGGCGGCACCCGCCACATGGACCTCATCGTTCGCTGGATCGACTCCGAGGTCACCCTCTACCAGGGTGCGGACGACAAGGACGCACGTCACCCCTTCGTCGCCGAGTACCAGCTCGGGAAGCCGCTGAAGCAGGACCCGAAGACCAACTGGCAGTACGTCCAGCAGATGACGGGCGCGAGCTTCGGCAACGGTTCGGACGGACTCGTGGTGCGCTGGGTCGACAGTGAGATGACCCAGTACACGCAGGTGGACAAGAAGGGCTTCCACGGCGAGAAGCGGCTCGCCGTCGCCGACCGCAAGGGCACCTGGTCGCACCTGAAGAACATGACCGCGGGCCGGTACACCGGCAACGCTCAGCGCGACGACCTCCTGGTCACCTGGGACGACGGCCGGGTCACGCTGCACCCCGACCTGAACACCAACGGCCTGGCGGAGAAGTCGAAGAAGACGCTGGCCCAGAAGAACACGACCTGGCCGTACGCGACGCAGATCGCGGCGGGCGAGTTCACCGGGAAGAAGACCGCCGATCTGCTGGTGCGCTGGGTCGACGGCGAGACGACCATCTATCCCGGTGTCGACGCGGCGGGCCTCCACGGTGAGATCAAGATCCAGCCGAGGAAGTCCCGCATGACCGACGCCAACGTCGTGGGCGTCGGCGCCTTCGTCGCGAACGAGGCTCCGAACGACGTCCTGGTCCGATGGGCGAACGGAAAGCTCACCCTGTTCCCGGCCGTCGACGCCGCCGGTCTCCACGACGAGATCAAGCTCTGGGGCTGA
- a CDS encoding lytic transglycosylase domain-containing protein translates to MKLPPSLSSVFSMLLARRVRQGLCVCALAAGLTAGSALSPLSVAGPPSADASDATPDADGPQARNRGVPDLAPPHTPRQGRDGASNESGAAGDVERGTGIPATALDAYKKAERTLSVARPSCHLPWQLVAGIGRVESVHASGYGLRTDGTTAKPIRGPRLDGKQFALIRDTDGGRWDGDAEFDRAIGPMQFIPSTWATRGADGNGDGIDDPNNIYDAALATGHYLCAGSRDMNRPADLDKAVLSYNNSREYVNAVRGWMRTYQGGKVVGTPDDAPAVPHHPDPAQARRPATTAPSRPARTVPGSATPSPRRPAQAPDASATRRPSTPVKPSTPARPAGKPAKKPEPATPDRNKDTGPRPATDHRTVTRLELVGDENLGDRTAGQAFERRAQVRVLDVHGHGVADVKVTYRITGSTGASFPGQGTTATVTADRRGIAVAPALRAGDRTGPLGIVATAPGQHGPVTRTFAATVRPAPTPTADRLELLAPGTEPLRAGINSQFPELPQVRATVHGKAVPGVRLTATLLDGTGNGNGKNDSNSGNEEASRQAAVGPHFEDEHGGPVRTLALPGTDAEGRLSLPQLFTDEHRGAYTLRLTTPEGISLDVPLIVDEPAAS, encoded by the coding sequence GTGAAGCTGCCGCCGTCCCTGTCGTCCGTCTTCTCCATGCTGCTCGCACGCCGGGTGCGTCAGGGCCTGTGCGTCTGTGCGCTGGCCGCCGGGCTGACCGCCGGCTCCGCGCTGAGCCCGCTGTCGGTCGCCGGTCCGCCGAGCGCCGATGCCAGCGACGCCACGCCCGACGCCGACGGGCCGCAGGCCCGGAACCGCGGCGTCCCCGACCTCGCGCCGCCGCATACCCCACGTCAGGGACGAGACGGCGCCTCGAACGAGTCCGGGGCAGCCGGCGACGTCGAGCGGGGTACGGGCATACCCGCCACCGCACTGGACGCCTACAAGAAGGCCGAGCGGACACTGAGCGTCGCCCGGCCCTCCTGTCACCTGCCCTGGCAACTGGTCGCGGGCATCGGCCGCGTGGAATCCGTGCACGCCTCGGGCTACGGCCTGCGCACGGACGGGACCACCGCGAAGCCGATCCGCGGACCGCGCCTGGACGGCAAGCAGTTCGCCCTGATCCGCGACACCGACGGCGGCCGCTGGGACGGCGACGCCGAGTTCGACCGCGCCATCGGGCCCATGCAGTTCATCCCCTCCACCTGGGCCACCCGAGGGGCCGACGGGAACGGCGACGGCATCGACGATCCCAACAACATCTACGACGCCGCCCTCGCGACCGGCCACTACCTCTGCGCCGGCAGCCGCGACATGAACCGCCCGGCCGACCTGGACAAGGCCGTCCTCAGCTACAACAACTCGCGCGAGTACGTGAACGCCGTACGGGGCTGGATGCGCACCTACCAGGGCGGCAAGGTCGTCGGGACACCGGACGACGCACCCGCCGTCCCGCACCACCCCGACCCCGCGCAGGCCCGTCGGCCCGCCACCACGGCACCTTCCCGGCCCGCCCGGACCGTCCCCGGCTCCGCCACCCCTTCCCCCCGCCGGCCGGCCCAGGCACCGGATGCTTCGGCAACCCGCCGTCCCAGTACGCCCGTCAAGCCGTCCACGCCGGCCCGCCCGGCCGGAAAGCCGGCCAAGAAGCCCGAACCCGCAACGCCGGACCGCAACAAGGACACCGGCCCCCGCCCCGCCACCGACCACCGCACCGTCACCCGCCTGGAACTCGTCGGGGACGAGAACCTGGGTGACCGGACGGCGGGCCAGGCATTCGAACGGCGCGCGCAGGTGCGCGTCCTCGACGTCCATGGGCACGGTGTGGCCGACGTCAAGGTGACCTACCGCATCACCGGCTCCACCGGGGCCTCCTTCCCCGGGCAGGGCACGACCGCCACCGTCACCGCCGACCGGCGTGGCATCGCCGTCGCGCCCGCGCTCCGGGCCGGCGACCGCACCGGCCCCCTCGGCATCGTCGCCACCGCCCCCGGACAACACGGCCCGGTCACCCGCACCTTCGCAGCGACGGTCCGGCCGGCACCCACGCCCACCGCCGACCGCCTGGAACTCCTCGCACCCGGGACCGAGCCCCTGCGGGCCGGGATCAACAGCCAGTTCCCCGAACTCCCGCAGGTCCGCGCGACGGTCCACGGCAAGGCCGTTCCCGGGGTGCGCCTCACCGCGACCCTGCTCGACGGCACCGGCAACGGCAACGGCAAGAACGACAGCAACAGTGGCAACGAGGAAGCGTCCCGGCAGGCTGCCGTCGGTCCGCACTTCGAGGACGAGCACGGCGGGCCGGTCCGCACCCTCGCCCTCCCCGGCACCGATGCCGAGGGCCGGCTGAGCCTCCCGCAGCTCTTCACCGACGAACACCGAGGCGCCTACACGCTCCGCCTCACCACCCCCGAGGGAATCTCCTTGGACGTCCCGCTCATCGTCGACGAGCCGGCCGCCTCATAA
- a CDS encoding DUF4328 domain-containing protein yields the protein MSHAPVTPPPPPSPPSPSPSPSSGWSAAPGPQAVLRSPVGLSKAVMILLGLVVVADLFSLWQGNHSYQLIGRLIGDVDSVTPREIDQADTLYRTAGILQVAVTVATAVVFIAWFHRVRVNAEVFAPEHHEKKRGWAIWGWIVPVVNLWFPRRIATDIWNASAGERSRSTALLNCWWALWVLNLLFGRVASQRYTRATGPEEIKGAYAGLMASDLFNIAAAVLAVLFVLRLTRMQHEKALRGPAT from the coding sequence ATGTCCCACGCGCCTGTCACACCCCCTCCCCCGCCGTCACCGCCGTCGCCGTCGCCGTCGCCGTCGTCCGGCTGGTCGGCCGCACCCGGACCGCAGGCCGTGCTCCGCTCGCCCGTCGGGCTCTCGAAAGCCGTGATGATCCTGCTCGGCCTGGTCGTCGTCGCCGACCTGTTCTCGCTGTGGCAGGGCAACCACTCGTACCAGCTGATCGGCAGGCTCATCGGCGACGTCGACTCCGTGACGCCACGGGAGATCGACCAGGCGGACACCCTGTACCGAACAGCCGGGATCCTGCAGGTCGCGGTCACCGTGGCGACGGCCGTGGTCTTCATCGCCTGGTTCCACCGCGTCCGCGTCAATGCGGAGGTCTTCGCCCCGGAGCACCACGAGAAGAAGCGCGGCTGGGCGATCTGGGGCTGGATCGTGCCGGTGGTCAACCTGTGGTTCCCCCGGCGGATAGCCACCGACATCTGGAACGCCAGCGCCGGCGAGCGCTCCCGTTCCACGGCACTGCTGAACTGCTGGTGGGCACTGTGGGTCCTGAACCTGCTCTTCGGCCGTGTTGCCAGCCAGCGGTACACCAGGGCCACGGGCCCTGAAGAGATCAAGGGGGCGTACGCCGGGCTCATGGCGAGCGACCTCTTCAACATCGCGGCAGCCGTTCTCGCCGTCCTCTTCGTGCTTCGCCTCACGCGCATGCAGCACGAGAAGGCATTGCGGGGGCCGGCGACCTGA
- a CDS encoding FG-GAP-like repeat-containing protein, which translates to MHSTRPRTTWKVGLLATATAAVALATTPANAVVGESVKDSTYTFTAKLDIGNGERSCSGSLVDSQWVITASSCFADNPATGFKIAAGAPKLKTTATIGRTDLTSQSGQVSDVVELVPRADRDLVMARLAEPVPNVSPLALGYTAPAKGETLEVAGYGRTKDQWVPDRLHAAAFQVDSVADTSIGITGKSPDGAGICKGDTGGPAFRKTDGGLELVAVNSRSWQGGCFASAETRRGAVNTRVDDINPWIQQVLARPQEQLTASADFNGDGKDDLVMLHNYGRSKDGRNEAGLWLLDGTENGFKAPRTVWDSGTDSWNWNASKLVAGDFDGDGKTDLAVLYNYGRTDDGKRNQTGLWIFSGTGNGFKAPQKVWDSGTDSWNWNASKLTTGDFNGDGKTDLAVLYDYGRTDDGKRNHTGLWIFSGTGNGLKAPQKVWDSGTDSWNWNASKLTTGDFNGDGKTDLAVLYDYGQTGNGRNQSALWVFSSTGDGFKAPRKVWDSASDSWNWNASKLTTGDFNGDGKTDLAVLYDYGRTDDGKRNHTGLWVFSSAGDGFKAPRKVWDSASDSWNWNASKLTTGDFNGDGKTDLAVLYDYGVGTDGRRTTAAWTFTSTGEQFTAPRKVWSNAL; encoded by the coding sequence ATGCACAGCACACGTCCGCGTACCACGTGGAAGGTCGGCCTTCTCGCCACCGCCACGGCCGCCGTTGCGCTGGCCACCACCCCGGCGAACGCCGTGGTCGGCGAGTCCGTCAAGGACAGCACCTACACGTTCACGGCGAAGCTCGACATCGGCAACGGCGAGCGCAGTTGCTCCGGCTCCCTGGTGGACAGCCAGTGGGTGATCACTGCCAGCAGCTGCTTCGCCGACAACCCCGCCACCGGCTTCAAGATCGCGGCCGGCGCGCCCAAGCTCAAGACCACGGCGACCATCGGCCGTACCGACCTCACCAGCCAGAGCGGCCAGGTGTCGGACGTGGTGGAGCTCGTGCCCCGTGCCGACCGCGACCTGGTGATGGCCAGGCTCGCCGAGCCGGTCCCGAACGTCAGCCCCCTGGCGCTCGGCTACACCGCACCCGCCAAGGGCGAGACCCTGGAGGTGGCGGGGTACGGCCGGACCAAGGACCAGTGGGTCCCCGACCGCCTCCACGCCGCCGCTTTCCAGGTCGACTCGGTCGCCGACACCTCGATCGGCATCACGGGGAAGTCGCCGGACGGCGCCGGCATCTGCAAGGGTGACACCGGCGGCCCCGCCTTCCGGAAGACCGACGGCGGTCTTGAGCTGGTGGCCGTCAACAGCCGCTCCTGGCAGGGCGGTTGCTTCGCCTCGGCCGAGACCCGCCGGGGCGCCGTCAACACCCGCGTCGACGACATCAACCCCTGGATCCAGCAGGTACTCGCCCGCCCCCAGGAGCAGCTGACCGCGTCCGCCGACTTCAACGGCGACGGCAAGGACGACCTCGTCATGCTGCACAACTACGGCAGGTCCAAGGACGGCCGCAACGAGGCCGGCCTGTGGCTGCTCGACGGCACGGAGAACGGCTTCAAGGCACCGCGAACCGTGTGGGACAGCGGCACGGACAGCTGGAACTGGAACGCCAGCAAGCTGGTCGCGGGCGACTTCGACGGCGACGGCAAGACCGACCTCGCCGTGCTGTACAACTACGGACGCACCGACGACGGCAAGCGCAACCAGACCGGCCTGTGGATCTTCTCCGGCACCGGCAACGGCTTCAAGGCACCCCAGAAGGTCTGGGACAGCGGCACGGACAGCTGGAACTGGAACGCCAGCAAGCTCACCACCGGCGACTTCAACGGCGACGGCAAGACCGACCTCGCCGTCCTCTACGACTACGGACGCACCGACGACGGCAAACGCAACCACACCGGCCTGTGGATCTTCTCCGGCACCGGCAACGGCCTGAAGGCACCCCAGAAGGTCTGGGACAGCGGCACGGACAGCTGGAACTGGAACGCCAGCAAGCTCACCACCGGCGACTTCAACGGCGACGGCAAGACCGACCTCGCCGTCCTCTACGACTACGGGCAGACCGGCAACGGCCGCAACCAAAGTGCACTGTGGGTCTTCTCCAGCACGGGTGACGGCTTCAAGGCACCCCGCAAGGTCTGGGACAGCGCCTCCGACAGCTGGAACTGGAACGCCAGCAAGCTCACCACCGGCGACTTCAACGGCGACGGCAAGACCGACCTCGCCGTCCTCTACGACTACGGACGCACCGACGACGGCAAACGCAACCACACCGGCCTGTGGGTCTTCTCCAGCGCCGGTGACGGCTTCAAGGCACCCCGCAAGGTCTGGGACAGCGCCTCCGACAGCTGGAACTGGAACGCCAGCAAGCTCACCACCGGCGACTTCAACGGCGACGGCAAGACCGACCTCGCCGTCCTCTACGACTACGGCGTGGGTACGGACGGGCGCCGTACGACCGCCGCGTGGACCTTCACCAGCACGGGCGAGCAGTTCACCGCACCGCGCAAGGTCTGGAGCAACGCCCTGTAA